CGTTCTCGGTGCGGATGAGCAACTGCGGGCCCCTCGGCTGGGTCTCGGATCGCACCGGCTATCGCTACGACCCGATCCATCCCGCGACGGGCCGCGCCTGGCCGCCGCTGCCGAAGCTCGTGCTCGACGCCTGGGCAAAGCTCGCCGACTACCCGGAGCCGCCCGAAGCCTGCCTGATCAACTACTACGACGGCAGCGCCAAGATGGGCCTGCATCAGGACCGCGACGAGGAGAGCTTCGTCGCGCCCGTCGTGTCGCTGTCGCTCGGCGACACCTGCGTGTTCCGCTACGGCGGCACCGAGCGGCGCGGCCCGACGAAAAGCCTCAAGCTGCAATCCGGCGATGCGCTCGTGCTCGGCGGCGCCGCGCGCCTCGCCTTCCACGGCGTCGACCGCATCCTCGCCGGATCCTCGACTCTCCTGGACGAAGGCGGCCGCTTCAACCTCACGCTACGCCGGGTGACGGGCGAGCGGCTTTTAGCACCGCAAGACGATGTTTGAGGTTCGTGCCGACGATCTCGCGGCCGAGCAGGTCAAGGCGCTGCTCGAGTTCCACCTCATCGGGATGCACGGCGCGTCGCCGCCCGGCAGCGTGTTCGCACTCGACCTTGCGGGTCTCACGTCTCCTCAGGTCACGGTCTGGACGGCATGGCGCGGCGAGCGCGTCGCCGCCGTCGGAGCCCTCAAGATGCTCGGCGACGGGGATGCGGAGGTGAAGTCGATGCGCACCCATCCGAGCTTCATCCGGATGGGAGCCGGCTCGGCCATTCTCGACACGATCATCGCGGCGGCGCGATCGCGCGACGTGCGCCGGCTCAGCCTCGAGACCGGGAGCGGACCCGTCTTCGAGCCGGCGCTTGCGCTCTATCGCAAGCGCGGCTTCGTCAACGGGGCCGCGTTCGCGCAGTACCGGCCGAGCGACTTCAACCAGTTCCTGCACCTCGACCTGTGAGCGGGCCTCAGGCCTTCGGGCCGCCGCGCGCGACGCCGACCTTGGCGGCGCGCAGCGTGCGCTCGCCGATGGTGTAGCCCGGCTCGACGACCTGCTTCACCGTGCCCGTCGCCACGCTCTCGTCCGGGATCTCGAACAGCACCTCGTGCTGGTTCGGGTCGAACTTCTTGCCGAGCGGCTCCATCTGCTTCACGCCGAACCGCGCGAGACGCGCGAGAAAGTCGCGCTCGGTCAGCGTGATGCCCTCGACGAAGCCCTTCACCGCCGGGTCGGCGGCGGCCAGCGCCTCCGCCGGGAGCGCCTCGATGGCGCGGCGCAGGTTGTCGGCAAAGCCCAGCATCTCGCGGGCGAACGAGGTGACGCCGTAGGCCTTGGCGTCGGTCACCTCGCGCTCGGTGCGCCGGCGCAGGTTCTCCATCTCGGCAAGCGTGCGCAGCGAGCGATCCTTGAGCTCGACGTTCTCCGCCTGCAGCGCCTCGAGCACCTTGAACGGATCGGGCTCGGCGCCGGCGGTCGCCTCGGCGCCGGCGCTCGCCGCGGCCGACGCAGCGGCGCTCGCCTGCGTGCCCTCGGCATTCGCCGTGGCCTCGGCCGAGCCGTTCGAGTTCGCCGGCTTCGGCTGCTCTGGCTTGAAGTCGTTCATGAAACCCTATTGGACCTAGCGTGAAAACCGGCCTCCATATCAGTTTTGCGGGCCTGAATATCAAGGCGAACGAAGGGTTCCGGTGTTCTCATGGACCATGTCGAATGCGTCGTGGCCGGCGCCGGGGTCGTCGGGCTGGCGATCGCCCGCGCGCTCGCTATGGCCGGGCGCCCGGTGCTGGTGCTCGAGGCCGCCGAGGGGCTTTGCGCCGGCACGTCGGGCCGCGGCAGCGGCGTCATCCACGCCGGGCTCTACTATCCGCCGGGCAGCCTGAAGGCGCGTCTCTGCGCCGAGGGCCGCCGGCGCCTCTACGACTATGCCGAGACCCACCACATCCCGCATCGCCGCCTGGGCAAGATCGTCGTCGCGACCTCGACACAGGAGGACGCCTCGCTCGCCGACATCGCTGCCACCGCGCGCGAGAACGGCGTCGACGATCTTGCGCCGCTCTCCGCTGCGGACGCGCGGGCTCTCGAGCCGGCGCTCGCCTGCACCAGTGCATTGCTCTCCCCCTCGACAGGGGTCGTCGACGCCCCGGCGCTGATACGCGCGCTCTTGGACGACGCGGAAGAGTTCGGCGCCGTCACCGCCTTCCGCGCGCCGCTGGAGCGCGCCTTCCGCACCAAGCAAGGCTTCGTGCTCGACGTCGGCGGCGCCGCGCCGATGCGGCTCGGCTGCAGCGTGCTCGTCAATGCCGCCGGCCATGGCGCGCCGGCCCTGGCAGCGGCGGTCGAGGGCATGCCGCCGAAGCGCGTGCCGAAGGCCGCCTTCGCCAAAGGCAGCTACTTCGCCCTGCGCGGGCCCAGCCCCTTCACGCGGCTGATCTATCCCCTGCCGGGGCAAGGCGGCCTCGGCATCCACCTTACCGCCATGCTCGACGGTCGCGTCCTGTTCGGTCCCGACGTCGAATGGATCGCAGAGCTCGATTACTCCGTCGATGCCGCACGCGCGGACGCCTTCGCGGCCGACATCCGCCGCTACTGGCCGGCGCTGCCCGACGACGCTCTCGTGCCGGCTGGCGCCGGCATCCGGCCGAAGATCACGGCGAAGGGCGAGCCGTCGCGCGACTTCGTCATCGAGGGCGAGGCGGACCATGGCGTCGCGGGCCTGGTGAATCTCTTCGGCATCGAGTCTCCCGGCCTGACCGCCGCGCTCGCCATCGCCGAGCATGTCCGCGACCTCGCGCTGCGGTTTTGAGCGAAGCGCCGATCTGCTAAAGCCGACCCGGCTGCAAAGGGCGGCTCTACGAGAGGCAATTTTCCATGAAGATCTCGGCTCGCAACCAGCTCGCCGGCACGATTGTCGAGGTGCACAAGGGCGCGACCACCTCGCATGTCGTCATCGACGTCGGCGGCACGCATATCTTCGCCTCGATCACCAACGAGGCCGTTGCCGATCTCGGCCTCGAGCCCGGGAAAAAGGCCACGGCGCTCATCAAGGCGTCCGACGTGATGGTCGCAACCGACTGACGACACCATCTTAAGACACGGCACGCAGGCTTATGCCACTCAGGCTTGGGCGTTGTGTGGAGGACGGAGGACGCACCCGTGAACGAGATGCCGCGAAAGGTGGAGGGGTGGCAGATCCGCGCCGAGGTCGAGGCGCGGCGCAACGATCCCTTCCTGCAACGCCTCGCCCGGCGCTTCGCGCACGGCGCGCGCGAGCACAGGAACACCGAGGCGACGCCGCGCGCCTCGGCGCTGCCCGAGTCGATGATCGAGACGGCGGTCATTCCAGGCTACGAGCGCGCCCGGGCCTGGGGCGACATCTACACGCCGACGTTCGAGGAGCTGCTGATCAAGAAGAACCAGCAGGTTCTCGCGGCGGCCGAGGCCGGCGTCGCCCCGCGCGGCCGCGTGGAGGCGAATTTTCTCGCCATCTCGGGCGGCGGCGACAAGGGCGCCTTCGCGGCCGGCGTGCTGACGGGCTGGGGCGAGCGTGGCGACAGGCCCTGCTTCGAGACCGTGACGGGCGTCAGCGCCGGCGCGCTCGCGGCGCCGTTCGCCTTCATCAATCGCGACATGTGCCTCGAGCAGATCTACACCGAGTACGGCGCCGGCCATCTCTACAAGAGCCGCGGCGTGCGCGGCTTCTTCTCCGATGCGCTCAACGACACGACGCGCCTCGACAAGCTGATCCGCCACTACGTCACCGACGTCTTCCTCGACCAGATCGCCGAGGAGCATCTGAAGGGACGCCGCCTGCTGGTGCTGACGACGAACCTCGATGCGCAGCGCCAGGTGATCTGGTCGATGTCGCAGATCGCCGCCTCCAACCGGCCGGACCGCCGCGACCTCTTCGTGAAGGTGCTGCGCGCCTCGTCGGCGCTGCCGGGCCTGTTCCCGCCGGTCCACATCGACGTCGTCGGGCCCGACGGCAGGCACTACGACGAGATGCACGTCGACGGCGGCGTCACCGCGGAACTCGTGTTCATCCCGCCCGAGACCGAAGTCCTGAAGATCGAGGACATGGTCTTCAAGACGCGGCGCCAGCGCACGCTCTACGTCATCCAGAACGGCAAGCTCGGGCCCGAGTACAACGCGATCGACGCGAAGCTCCTGCCGATCGCCACGCGCGCCGTGCAGACGCTGGTGAAGTACCAGGTCATCGACAACCTGCTGACGCTTGCGATGACGGCGAAGCGCAACCACAGCCGCTTCCTCTTCAACGCCATCCCGCCGAGCTTCACCGCGCGGCCGCGCCGGCTCTTCGACCGTGCGCATGCGCGCGAGCT
This Beijerinckiaceae bacterium RH AL1 DNA region includes the following protein-coding sequences:
- the alkB gene encoding Alpha-ketoglutarate-dependent dioxygenase AlkB (ID:RHAL1_02804;~source:Prodigal:2.6), which produces MSPAAIEAAPGLRYLPGFLDRDGQAALLAEIRQVLADAPLFTPTMPRSGTPFSVRMSNCGPLGWVSDRTGYRYDPIHPATGRAWPPLPKLVLDAWAKLADYPEPPEACLINYYDGSAKMGLHQDRDEESFVAPVVSLSLGDTCVFRYGGTERRGPTKSLKLQSGDALVLGGAARLAFHGVDRILAGSSTLLDEGGRFNLTLRRVTGERLLAPQDDV
- the yedL gene encoding putative N-acetyltransferase YedL (ID:RHAL1_02805;~source:Prodigal:2.6) — its product is MFEVRADDLAAEQVKALLEFHLIGMHGASPPGSVFALDLAGLTSPQVTVWTAWRGERVAAVGALKMLGDGDAEVKSMRTHPSFIRMGAGSAILDTIIAAARSRDVRRLSLETGSGPVFEPALALYRKRGFVNGAAFAQYRPSDFNQFLHLDL
- the grpE gene encoding Protein GrpE (ID:RHAL1_02806;~source:Prodigal:2.6), with amino-acid sequence MNDFKPEQPKPANSNGSAEATANAEGTQASAAASAAASAGAEATAGAEPDPFKVLEALQAENVELKDRSLRTLAEMENLRRRTEREVTDAKAYGVTSFAREMLGFADNLRRAIEALPAEALAAADPAVKGFVEGITLTERDFLARLARFGVKQMEPLGKKFDPNQHEVLFEIPDESVATGTVKQVVEPGYTIGERTLRAAKVGVARGGPKA
- a CDS encoding FAD dependent oxidoreductase (ID:RHAL1_02807;~source:Prodigal:2.6), whose product is MDHVECVVAGAGVVGLAIARALAMAGRPVLVLEAAEGLCAGTSGRGSGVIHAGLYYPPGSLKARLCAEGRRRLYDYAETHHIPHRRLGKIVVATSTQEDASLADIAATARENGVDDLAPLSAADARALEPALACTSALLSPSTGVVDAPALIRALLDDAEEFGAVTAFRAPLERAFRTKQGFVLDVGGAAPMRLGCSVLVNAAGHGAPALAAAVEGMPPKRVPKAAFAKGSYFALRGPSPFTRLIYPLPGQGGLGIHLTAMLDGRVLFGPDVEWIAELDYSVDAARADAFAADIRRYWPALPDDALVPAGAGIRPKITAKGEPSRDFVIEGEADHGVAGLVNLFGIESPGLTAALAIAEHVRDLALRF
- a CDS encoding putative molybdenum-pterin-binding protein (ID:RHAL1_02808;~source:Prodigal:2.6) produces the protein MKISARNQLAGTIVEVHKGATTSHVVIDVGGTHIFASITNEAVADLGLEPGKKATALIKASDVMVATD
- a CDS encoding Patatin (ID:RHAL1_02809;~source:Prodigal:2.6), giving the protein MNEMPRKVEGWQIRAEVEARRNDPFLQRLARRFAHGAREHRNTEATPRASALPESMIETAVIPGYERARAWGDIYTPTFEELLIKKNQQVLAAAEAGVAPRGRVEANFLAISGGGDKGAFAAGVLTGWGERGDRPCFETVTGVSAGALAAPFAFINRDMCLEQIYTEYGAGHLYKSRGVRGFFSDALNDTTRLDKLIRHYVTDVFLDQIAEEHLKGRRLLVLTTNLDAQRQVIWSMSQIAASNRPDRRDLFVKVLRASSALPGLFPPVHIDVVGPDGRHYDEMHVDGGVTAELVFIPPETEVLKIEDMVFKTRRQRTLYVIQNGKLGPEYNAIDAKLLPIATRAVQTLVKYQVIDNLLTLAMTAKRNHSRFLFNAIPPSFTARPRRLFDRAHARELFEVGREVGRSGCWYSSPPQSPTLLPMGKFDLANDIAVPIGGDDAGIRSPVATGLADATG